A stretch of the Streptomyces ortus genome encodes the following:
- a CDS encoding MAE_28990/MAE_18760 family HEPN-like nuclease, whose translation MTTIRTIDHLESSLTEDLKWRTHEMQLWEQVASSCRAHQVAGVLRGGLALVYAHWEGYVKEGARAYLEYISRKGLKVNELRSEIAAVALRAQLGRGEASKNSSAHTAIVDLLREADTLPANLPYVSSTIRTRSNLKFEVFADIMHSIGCDASRHEIYQSTIDKRLLRHRNDIAHGREEYVSLSDWIDIRDRVLVILKDVRSQISNAAANEEYRRKA comes from the coding sequence ATGACCACCATCCGCACGATTGATCATCTTGAGTCGTCGTTGACGGAAGACCTCAAATGGCGGACCCACGAGATGCAGCTTTGGGAGCAGGTTGCTTCATCATGTCGGGCCCATCAGGTCGCCGGGGTACTCCGCGGGGGCCTGGCCCTTGTCTACGCTCACTGGGAGGGCTACGTAAAAGAGGGCGCTCGCGCCTATCTTGAGTACATAAGCAGAAAAGGACTCAAGGTGAACGAATTGCGGTCCGAGATCGCAGCCGTTGCTCTTAGGGCGCAGCTAGGTCGGGGCGAGGCCTCGAAAAACTCTTCCGCGCATACGGCGATTGTCGATTTGCTAAGGGAGGCCGACACTCTACCCGCTAACCTTCCTTATGTTTCTTCAACGATTCGCACCCGATCGAACTTGAAGTTTGAGGTTTTCGCGGACATCATGCATTCAATCGGCTGCGACGCAAGCCGTCACGAGATTTATCAGTCCACGATCGACAAGCGCTTGCTGAGGCATCGTAATGATATCGCGCACGGCCGCGAGGAATACGTCAGCCTGTCCGACTGGATCGACATCAGGGATCGCGTATTGGTGATCTTGAAAGACGTGAGAAGTCAGATTTCAAATGCCGCAGCGAACGAGGAATACCGGCGAAAAGCCTGA